The uncultured Subdoligranulum sp. genomic sequence GGAATCCAACAGTGCGCCGATGCTTTTATAGAAATACCGGTGGTATTCTTCTTTCTTCAGGCTGGCAAAAAGGATTCCATGACGGCGTTGTCATAGGGAACGCCGGGCGTCGAAAAGGACTGCCGGACACTGAACTCCTCCAGCAATTCCCGGAAATAATCCGAGGTGTATTGCCGGCCCTGGTCGCTGTGAAAAAGCAGCCCGCGGGGGCGTCCTCTCCGGAGAAAGGCGGTCTCAAAGGTCCGGGCCACCAGGGCGGTGTCATTCTGGCAGGAGGCCCTGGCTGCCAGGACCTTGCGGGAGAATAAGTCCAGCACAACGCACAGGTAGACCTTGCCGCCGGCATAGTGCAGCTCGGTGATGTCGCTGCCCCAGGCTTTGTTCGGAGCCTCTGGATTGAACTGGCGATCCAGCAGATTGAGATGGCAGAAGCGGCGCCTGGCTGCCGCCGCAGACATACGGGCAGAAGTGGTTCCCTTGTCTGCCTTCCATTCCCGCAAGAAGGAAAGAACCTTCCGCTTGCTGATGGAGATGCCCTGGGTCAGCAGCTTCTGC encodes the following:
- a CDS encoding IS3 family transposase, translating into MSKFYDDARKWQLYVRHRRGRTLTQLQDETGITDKPLRAWFRTFDAQLSCPGNQDPLRLQEELHALREQHRQTTAELEAVRTIVQQALPEFTRFQAACRWIPVYGPNLTCRLFGIRKSNFYYRTQRRPAKTQNQQRDEVLRPLVEKLYLRSGKRISSEEIRQKLLTQGISISKRKVLSFLREWKADKGTTSARMSAAAARRRFCHLNLLDRQFNPEAPNKAWGSDITELHYAGGKVYLCVVLDLFSRKVLAARASCQNDTALVARTFETAFLRRGRPRGLLFHSDQGRQYTSDYFRELLEEFSVRQSFSTPGVPYDNAVMESFLPA